GCCCCGAGTGCCAGGAGGCGGCATTTCGCGACTGCCCGGAGGCGGGCGCCCTGTTCCAGAAGCTGGTGGCCCGCCGCGAAGAGGGCACCCCCGAGGAGCGGCGCCGCCTGCTGGCACTGTTCCAGGAACTTGCCGTCGCCGCCCTGGAGCTGCCCGCCGAGGCCGTCTTTCGGATCCAGCGGAGCACCATCGACGTGCCCGCCTACGCCCGGATCTTTCCCTCGGTCCGGTGCGCTTCCTGCGGCGAGAACGTCATGGAGTCCAAGGTCGTGGACCGAAACGGCAGTCGCCGGTGCGTGCCCTGCGCCGGGGGCGGCTACGGGGAGCTGAACGGCGGCGGCATCTTCCAGGCGCCGGGCCAAGGGGGAGACGGCCGAGTGGGGGAAGGCAGGCGAGAGTCGCGCCCGGCGCCATAGGGAGGGGGGAGCCTTCGCATGCCGGGGAAGGCCGGAACCAGCCGGGTGAGCCCGTGATCCCACGGCGATTCGGTCGGACGGGTGTTTTCGGGTTACTCCGGCCCACTCCAACCGCCCTGACGGAGCTCCCGGAGGAACACCGCTGCGAGCGCCTGGGGGCGGTGGAGGTGGATGTCGTGGTGGGTGTCGGGGAACCAGTGGAGCGCGGAGCGGGGCAGGGCGCGCCGGGCGGCGGCGACCTCCCGGCGGCGCACCTCCCGGTGGCGGCTCCCATCCTCGGCGGCGCACAGGACGACGGGCTCCCCCACCTGGGGGTAGAGCGCCGAAGGCGTCTGCTCCCACAGGCCCCGCAGGATCGCAA
The DNA window shown above is from Thermodesulfobacteriota bacterium and carries:
- a CDS encoding FmdE family protein; translated protein: MDPSPYRQEVEALLASRNLKGLLDRAGQLHGHVCGFVGYGVLAGYHGLTLLGAATHQGMEEVVAIVETNSCFPDGVQAVTGCTFGNNCLVYRDYGKTAVTLATRAGDAVRLALRPECQEAAFRDCPEAGALFQKLVARREEGTPEERRRLLALFQELAVAALELPAEAVFRIQRSTIDVPAYARIFPSVRCASCGENVMESKVVDRNGSRRCVPCAGGGYGELNGGGIFQAPGQGGDGRVGEGRRESRPAP